A genomic window from Flavobacterium johnsoniae includes:
- a CDS encoding mechanosensitive ion channel family protein, with product MLKLLEKIFNFLYPIFRDWGMSRNVASYTSLIFNIAILIALAYIIYYVAKFILVTLTAVFAQRTKTKFDDYLIQNKTTRYTAYLIPFFFIYKAVPVILDKYEYWESIFGKIVGIYIVLLGLWIVRTVFNSLRDYLKQKPEYSDKPIDSFVQVIMIVLWIFGVAMIISTLFGIKKGELLTILGTLSAIIILIFRDTILGFVSSVQVAINDMVRIGDWITMDKFGADGDVIEINLTTVKVRNFDNTITTIPTYALSSDSFQNWRGMQKSDGRRIKRHVLIKSSTIRFLNDEDLHQLRKVQLITSYIDSRQAEIEKYNDLRGIDKTLSLNGRNMTNLGLFRKYIMQYLTDHPGLNKNMHIMCRQLQSTAHGVPLEIYVFSSDKRWANYEYIMADIFDHVMASVRYFDLEIFELPSTLN from the coding sequence ATGCTTAAGCTTTTGGAGAAAATATTTAACTTTTTATATCCCATTTTTAGAGATTGGGGAATGAGTCGCAACGTGGCGTCTTATACCAGTTTAATCTTTAATATCGCTATTTTAATAGCATTAGCTTACATTATTTATTATGTTGCCAAATTTATTTTGGTGACTTTGACTGCTGTTTTTGCACAGCGCACCAAAACAAAATTTGACGATTATTTAATTCAAAACAAAACAACTAGATACACAGCGTATTTAATTCCGTTTTTCTTTATTTATAAAGCCGTTCCTGTAATTTTAGATAAATACGAATATTGGGAATCAATTTTCGGAAAAATTGTCGGCATTTACATTGTATTGCTTGGATTATGGATTGTTAGAACCGTTTTTAATTCGTTACGCGATTATTTAAAACAAAAACCAGAATACAGCGACAAACCAATCGATAGCTTCGTTCAGGTTATTATGATCGTGCTTTGGATTTTTGGAGTTGCAATGATTATATCTACTCTGTTCGGAATCAAAAAAGGCGAATTATTAACTATTTTAGGAACACTTTCTGCAATTATTATTTTGATTTTCAGAGATACGATTCTAGGGTTTGTTTCGAGTGTTCAGGTTGCCATAAACGATATGGTTCGAATTGGCGACTGGATTACAATGGACAAATTTGGAGCCGATGGAGATGTAATCGAAATCAATTTAACGACTGTAAAAGTTCGAAATTTTGATAATACGATTACCACAATTCCAACTTATGCTTTAAGTTCTGATTCGTTTCAGAACTGGCGCGGAATGCAAAAATCAGACGGAAGACGTATCAAAAGGCATGTTTTAATAAAAAGCAGTACAATTCGTTTTCTAAATGACGAAGATTTGCATCAATTAAGAAAAGTTCAGTTAATTACTTCTTATATTGACAGCAGACAAGCTGAAATCGAGAAATACAATGATCTAAGAGGAATTGATAAAACGCTTTCGCTAAATGGTCGAAATATGACAAACTTAGGTTTGTTTAGAAAATATATAATGCAATATTTAACAGATCATCCTGGATTGAACAAAAATATGCATATTATGTGCAGACAATTGCAATCTACAGCGCACGGAGTTCCGTTAGAAATTTATGTTTTTTCGAGTGACAAACGTTGGGCAAATTACGAATATATCATGGCTGATATTTTCGATCACGTCATGGCTTCAGTAAGATATTTCGATTTGGAAATCTTTGAATTGCCTTCAACATTGAATTAG
- a CDS encoding DUF6155 family protein, with protein sequence MSKRDLKKYLGELTKEQLEEQLIELYEKFAPVKTYYDFVFNPKEDKLLQEAKVKISHEYFPIKKPGAKWRPKAKMRRSVAQKLIKHFMTLGVDSYVVADIMLYNIEIAQTFSSQNFIKKELFYKSIYNSFEQAVNFIISNGIFNDFKLRINGIFEETSQQKWKNKYDFEAILDKIDY encoded by the coding sequence ATGAGTAAAAGAGATTTAAAAAAATATTTAGGCGAATTGACAAAGGAACAATTAGAAGAACAATTGATTGAATTGTATGAGAAATTTGCTCCAGTAAAGACCTATTATGACTTTGTTTTTAATCCGAAAGAAGATAAATTATTGCAAGAAGCTAAAGTCAAAATTTCTCACGAATATTTTCCGATAAAAAAACCTGGAGCAAAATGGCGTCCTAAAGCCAAAATGCGAAGATCGGTTGCTCAAAAATTAATCAAACATTTTATGACGCTTGGTGTAGATTCTTATGTCGTGGCAGATATTATGCTTTATAATATTGAAATTGCGCAAACGTTTTCTTCTCAAAATTTCATCAAGAAAGAATTGTTTTACAAAAGCATCTATAATTCTTTCGAACAAGCTGTTAATTTTATCATCTCAAATGGAATTTTTAATGATTTTAAATTAAGAATTAATGGCATTTTTGAAGAAACTTCTCAGCAAAAATGGAAAAATAAGTAC
- a CDS encoding DUF3817 domain-containing protein, whose translation MLKIFKVTAILEGISYLVLFANMLIIKNNNPELYHTLLRPLGMTHGVLFIGYIILAFLLKKSMNWDFKTFAIILVASLIPFGTFYIEKKYLETKANA comes from the coding sequence ATGCTCAAGATTTTCAAAGTTACTGCCATTTTAGAAGGAATCTCCTATTTAGTATTATTTGCTAATATGTTGATTATCAAAAACAACAATCCTGAACTTTACCATACTTTATTACGTCCGCTTGGAATGACACACGGTGTGTTGTTTATCGGATATATTATTTTAGCTTTTTTATTGAAAAAATCAATGAATTGGGATTTCAAAACTTTTGCAATTATTCTAGTAGCTTCTCTTATTCCGTTTGGAACTTTTTATATCGAGAAAAAATATTTAGAAACTAAAGCAAATGCTTAA
- a CDS encoding glyoxalase has translation MEDRDTFLKEFRGETLGTVSAQSSPDEIFQNQTIRPILKLQNDLFIAVFINYVNKNKPDFYSYSVEKKLQTIENSIQKDIKFRNSLKGIVMALFTVEEYNTYIQNSSDLNKRMMNLLIDRLKNQVQLFEVESDLK, from the coding sequence ATGGAAGATAGAGACACTTTTTTAAAAGAATTCAGAGGCGAGACTTTAGGAACTGTAAGTGCTCAATCTTCTCCAGATGAGATCTTTCAAAACCAGACCATCAGACCGATTTTAAAACTGCAAAATGATTTGTTTATCGCAGTTTTTATAAATTATGTAAATAAAAACAAACCCGATTTTTATTCTTATTCTGTAGAGAAAAAACTTCAAACGATCGAAAATTCGATTCAAAAGGACATTAAATTTCGAAACTCTTTAAAAGGAATTGTGATGGCGCTTTTTACGGTTGAAGAATACAATACTTATATTCAGAATTCTTCTGACTTAAATAAACGAATGATGAATTTGTTAATTGACCGATTGAAAAATCAAGTGCAGTTGTTTGAAGTGGAGTCTGATTTGAAATAA